The genome window GCGCAGGACCTCGGCGAACAGCTCCTCCTTGGAGGAGAAGTGGTGCAGCAGGCCGGCCTGGCTGAGCCCGACGGAGTCGGCGATCTCGCGCAGGGACGCCTTGCGGTAGCCCTTCTCGGCGAACACCTCCAGGGCGCGCGCGAGGATCTCCTCGCGCTTGGCGATCCCCTTGGCGTATCCGCGTCGTTCCGGCATGGCTCCAGGCTAGTGGGCGGCAGCCGGTCAGCTCGTCAGGACCAGCACCGGCGGCACCACGACCAGCAGCGCGGTCGCCGTGACCACCAGGAGCCGCACGCCGGTCCCGACCGTGCGGTGGCCGGTGGTGAGACGCTCCTCGCGGGCGATCAGGGCGGAGCGGCGCTGCTCGGGCGTGCGCGGGTCCTTCGGGGCGCCGAGCGCCGTCCCGGCCGAGCCCGTGGAGTCCACGATCCGGATGGCGTCCGCCAGCACCGGGTCGCCGGAGGCCCGCCGGGCGGTGTCGTCGGCGAGCATCTCCACCAGCAGGGCCACGGCGTCTTGCGCGCGGGTGGCGATCGGGAACCACGGCAGGGCGCGCTTCCAGGAGCGGAACGCGTCGAGCAGGAGGTGGTGCTTCTGGCGCAGGTGCGCGCGCTCGTGGGCGATGACGGCGTCCAGCTGCTCGGTGGTGAGCAGCTCGATCATCCCCTCGGACAGCACGGTCACACTCCGGGCGCCGGGCAGGCAGTACGCGGCGGGGGCGGGGTGGTCGATGATGCGCGTCGCCGGCTCGTCGGGCAGCGGCGAGCTCAGCAGCCGCAGCAGCTCCATGTGGCGGTGGCGCTGGCGGCGGCTGCGCACCGAGGTGAGGGCGAGGTTCAGCAGCAGGTGCGCGGTCAGCAGGACGGCGGCGCTGAGGAAGAACGTGTGCAGCAGCGAGACGCCGGCCGGGAGCGGCCCGCTGAACAGGGTGGCGGCCGCTCCGGAGATCCGGCTCGCGAGGTCGTACCCGAACGGCTGCAGGCCGGCGAGCAGCAGCGAGCCGATCATCGAGATGCCGCCGGCGAGCGCGATGGACTGCCAGAGCGCCAGGGCGAGCGCCGGGGCGGCGGGCGGCCATTTCGCGCGCGCCAGCAGCAGCGGCACCGGCCAGGCGAGGGCGACCGCCAGGACGCCGAGGAGGATGGCGGTCGAGTCGACGGGCATCCCGGTCAGCTGCGGGCGTCGAGGAGCCGGCGCAGCATCGCGGCCTCCGACTCGTCGACCGAGCCGACGAAGTACGCGAGGGCCTCCGTGCGGTCGGTGGAGGTCTCCAGGACTTCGCGCATCAGGTCGGCGACGTGGTTCGCCCGGCTCAGGGTGGCGAAGTAGAGGTGGGGGCGCGCGTCGCGGTCGCGGTCGACGAACCCCTTCTGCTCGAGGCGGGAGAGCACGGTGAGCACGGTGGTGAGCGCAGGGGTCTTGCCGTCGTCGCGGGTGGCCGCTAGCTTGTCGCGCAATTCGTTGGCGGTGATCGGGGCGTCGCCCGACCAGAGGGCGTCCATCACCGCCCGTTCGAGTTCTCCGAGATTCGCCACGGATCCAGAGTAGCGCGACGAGGCTGTGAATGTTCTACACTCTGTAGAAGTAGTCTTCTACAAGGTGTAGAACAACGACCGGAAAGGTGGGCTGCGTGAACGAGATCCTCGATCCGCTACTGCTGGCGCGCTGGCAGTTCGGACTGACGACGATTTACCACTTCCTGTTCGTTCCGCTCACCATCGGCCTGGTCACGGTCGTCGCGATCTTCCAGACCGCGTGGTACCGCAGCGGCAAGGTCCACTACCTCCAGCTCACGCACTTCTTCGGCAAGCTCTTCCTGATCAACTTCGCGATGGGCGTCGTCACCGGCATCGTGCAGGAGTTCCAATTCGGCATGAACTGGTCGAACTACTCCCGGTTCGTCGGCGACATCTTCGGTGCCCCGCTCGCGCTGGAGGGCCTGCTCGCGTTCTTCCTGGAGGCCACCTTCATCGGGCTCTGGATCTTCGGCTGGGACAAGCTGCCGCGCGGCATCCATCTCGCCTGCATCTGGATCACCGCGGCCGGCACGATCCTCTCGGCCTACTTCATCCTCGCCGCCAACGCGTTCATGCAGAACCCGGTCGGCTACACGCTGAACCACGCGCGCGGCCGGGCGGAGCTCACCGACCTGTGGGCCGTGCTGACCAACAAGGTCGCGCTGGCCGCGTTCCCGCACACCATCTTCGGCTGCTTCATGGTCTCGGCCGGCCTCCTCATCTCGGTGGCCGCCTGGCACCTCTCCCGCAACCGCAACCTGGAGACCATGCGCCCTGCCCTGAAGTTCGGGCTCTGGATGATGGTGGTCGCCGGGATCGGCAGCGTGTTCAGCGGCGACCAGCTGGGGCTCGCGATGGTGCAGACGCAGCCGATGAAGATGGCCGCGGCGGAGGCGCTCTACAAGACCTCCACGGGCGCGGACGCGTCGTTCTCGATCTTCACGCTGGGCACGCCGGACGGCGTCCACGAGCTGTTCTCCATCCGGGTGCCGTACCTGCTGTCGTTCCTGTCGACGCACTCGCTCGACGGCACGGTGGAGGGCATCAACGACCTCAACGCCCACTACCAGGAGCTGTTCGGCCCCGGCGACTACACCCCGATCATCTGGGTCACCTACTGGGCGTTCCGCTGGATGATCGGCCTCGGCCTGCTGCACGTCCTGGTCGCCGTCGTCGGTCTCTGGTTCACCCGAAAGGGCCGGACGCCGCCGTGGGCGTGGATGTGGAAGGTCGCCATCTGGGCGTTCCCGCTGTCCCTGGGCGCGATGATCGTGGGCTGGATCTTCACCGAGATGGGCCGGCAGCCCTGGATCGTGTTCAGCCTGATGAAGACGCAGGACGGCGTCTCACCCGGTACCACCGGACTGGAGGTCCTGATCTCGCTGATCGCCTTCACCGCGATCTACGGCACGCTGGCCGTGGTCGAGTTCAAGCTCATCAAACGCGCGGCCCAGAAGGGACCGGCCCCCGCCGAGGACCACCTCGACGACGAGGGCAAGCACGTCCCGGTC of Leifsonia shinshuensis contains these proteins:
- a CDS encoding cytochrome ubiquinol oxidase subunit I produces the protein MNEILDPLLLARWQFGLTTIYHFLFVPLTIGLVTVVAIFQTAWYRSGKVHYLQLTHFFGKLFLINFAMGVVTGIVQEFQFGMNWSNYSRFVGDIFGAPLALEGLLAFFLEATFIGLWIFGWDKLPRGIHLACIWITAAGTILSAYFILAANAFMQNPVGYTLNHARGRAELTDLWAVLTNKVALAAFPHTIFGCFMVSAGLLISVAAWHLSRNRNLETMRPALKFGLWMMVVAGIGSVFSGDQLGLAMVQTQPMKMAAAEALYKTSTGADASFSIFTLGTPDGVHELFSIRVPYLLSFLSTHSLDGTVEGINDLNAHYQELFGPGDYTPIIWVTYWAFRWMIGLGLLHVLVAVVGLWFTRKGRTPPWAWMWKVAIWAFPLSLGAMIVGWIFTEMGRQPWIVFSLMKTQDGVSPGTTGLEVLISLIAFTAIYGTLAVVEFKLIKRAAQKGPAPAEDHLDDEGKHVPVATVY
- a CDS encoding BlaI/MecI/CopY family transcriptional regulator is translated as MANLGELERAVMDALWSGDAPITANELRDKLAATRDDGKTPALTTVLTVLSRLEQKGFVDRDRDARPHLYFATLSRANHVADLMREVLETSTDRTEALAYFVGSVDESEAAMLRRLLDARS
- a CDS encoding M56 family metallopeptidase, coding for MPVDSTAILLGVLAVALAWPVPLLLARAKWPPAAPALALALWQSIALAGGISMIGSLLLAGLQPFGYDLASRISGAAATLFSGPLPAGVSLLHTFFLSAAVLLTAHLLLNLALTSVRSRRQRHRHMELLRLLSSPLPDEPATRIIDHPAPAAYCLPGARSVTVLSEGMIELLTTEQLDAVIAHERAHLRQKHHLLLDAFRSWKRALPWFPIATRAQDAVALLVEMLADDTARRASGDPVLADAIRIVDSTGSAGTALGAPKDPRTPEQRRSALIAREERLTTGHRTVGTGVRLLVVTATALLVVVPPVLVLTS